The genomic region ATGTTGTGCTTCAGTAATGAATTGTTCCATACTGTACATCTGTAGAAGTTGTTGAGGATTATGGTTTGGCGTCTTAAAAAGCACATTCTTGGGTCTTGTCATAGATTTATACATACCCCAAGAGGAAGCCAGAAATTGTATTTATTAACGGAGTTTTATTCCAAAAATAGGtgattaaatgaataaaaaataatatttattttatacttcTGAACTAACAAACAATCAAAGATGCatcaaactaaaaataaatcgATGTGCAAATAAGGAATATTTTAAaggcataaaagaaaaaaagttgctaGTTAACTTAAAAAACTgacacaaactttaaaaaaaagaaaccctaaGTCTAAAttcttaaagtaaaaaaatgactgaattatCGCGGGAATATGACCTTTGAGACAAAACTTTGGTCAAAAAAGCCCCTCAGCTATAATCCTCTGCGCATGCGTATACGGTTGGCGAGGCTCTGGGCTGCTCTTGCTAGCTCAGTTTTGTTCATCGGACTTGCGCAGAAAACGCTTTCTGTAGAATAAAGATGTCAACAAGCGACTTTTATTTGAGATATTATGTCGGACACAAGGGGAAGTTTGGACACGAGTTTCTAGAATTTGAGTTCAGGCCTGACGGTAAGTGTAATTTGAGCGGCAATACAGACGCGTTAGCTGTCCGTGGTTCGAAGCTAACCGGTTTAGCTAGGCCGCAGCGGAGTCAAAGAGCCAAATTCTCCGTTTGGATTTAGCTGCAGGAGTAATGCTGATTActaactttgtttttatataaataagatAATTATTACCATAGCGTGTGGTTTAGAATATAAGCAGTAATGTTTTGAGTTTATCCTGTGAGTGCGTACGCGCCATGCGGCCTGTAGCGATTGATAACAAACTCGGGCGTTTTGTTCGAAACGATACACAGTTTCCCACGTTAAAGTTAATCTTTTTTCCCCCGCAGGTAAACTGAGATATGCAAACAACAGTAACTACAAGAATGACGTAATGATCAGGAAAGAGGTAACGTATGAttgattttaaatgtatgtgTAAGGGGTGGTGAGATATCTGTAAAGTAAGAGCTGGTTGTTTGGTTATTTTTCGAGAAGTAGTTTCGGTCATCATGCTCAAACAACATGTATGTGGTTATAAATTAATGCTGTTTCTCGAAATGTACAAATTTAAATCTGACTTGTGCGTTTTCCGGTGTGCCAACCAGGCATATGTTCACAAAagtgtgatggaggagctgaagagGATCATTGACGACAGTGAAATCACCAAGGAAGATGATGCTCTGTGGCCGCCTCCTGATAGAGTTGGCAGACAGGTTTGTGACCTCTTTATTACCCCGTGTCCTCCCAGTTATTACAGTTTGAGCTATTTTCATTCATGCCATGCAGATTTAAAGTTTTCGAGGTACATTGCAATAGGCAACTGTCCAAGGCGGTCTTTAACTATTCCACATCGCAAGTACAGTCTGTGTGCTGTTGTGAAAATATTCTGGTACCTTCGCTGAGAGTGGTGATTCTCAATCCTGCCTTTTGCATGCTGTATCCAGGCAGCTCCTTCACCCAAACCACACTAAGTTTATCCAGTAGTGAAAACTGCTGAGAAGTGGactgtttctgttcttttatTCCATTTTCTTCCTGGTTTGGGTTGGGTACGCTTAGACCTCATGGTTATACTGAGGCTTATCGTTTCCATCTGtggaagatttaaaaaagaaaaatctgacttGATGACCCTACAGCATCAGTTGGATTTTGCTGATACTGTAATTGCACTCTGTTTAATATCTCCATGCAAAGTTATACTTTCACAATCTGAATATTTTATGATTTACATAAAATATTGGTGTGAATAAatttggcagtttttttttaacttcaataTCCTGGAATATGTTATAGTTCTAATAGCAAAACTGATAAACATTTAGTCAGTCATTCATACTCTAGATCTTTGTTCTGTTTCCTATTACATACCTGGAGTGATTGCTCAAGGGTCATATCATCCATTGGGATAAATGGCTGCTTAAAACAAGTTATTGTTTGAAAGTTCAGGCTTATCTTCTGAGTGTGATTTCCTTCTATGAAAGAATCATTTTCTAATATAGTTATAcgcttagttttagtttttctaaCCCTTTGCAAATTGAGCATGCAGATAATAAGACGGAAGGTGGAAGAAATGTCCCAGTTTGATAAGGTCTTTGGCTACTTTACTTAAAAGTGAGCAGTCAACTGCAGTTCATCCTTTAATTCAAACCTGTGCGGACAGAAGGTCAACCAAATGGATTTTTCTGTGACCAATAAGATCATAGTGGAGAAAGAATAAAGTTGAGAGCACTCTGAAAATGACCTAAACTTTTCTACTTATGAAAGAAAGTGACCTAAATTTTCaccttcatcaactctgcaCTGATGATTTTCTCCCAAGATAATTTTCTGAGGCCTGTTTTTGTCTCATCTTTTACAGGAACTCGAAATTGTCATCGGGGacgagcacatttcattcacaaCTTCCAAAATTGGCTCCTTGATTGACGTCAATCAGTCAAAGTAAGTAATATATTCAGGAGTTGGGAAGTGGAAAGTAAATTGTATTTGTTACTGATGTAAGCACACATGTGTTTTTAGGGACCCTGAGGGCCTTCGTGTGTTCTACTACCTGGTGCAAGATCTGAAATGTCTTGTTTTCAGTCTGATCGGCCTACACTTCAAGATCAAGCCCATCTAAAATCTGGATTTTGCTCATTTTAATTACTTTAGCTGATGTTTCTGTTGTACTACCGCATTTGTACATTTGCTTTTGGTGgaactattttttattttaaataaagagtGATTTGGTTAAAGAATATGTGTTgtcttaaatgatcagctgtctgTAAAGAATCACAAGGGCAAATAAAAGAGCAGAGGTAATTaacttttaatttcaaaatacaTTCAAGCACAACAAATGGCTGTAATCTAACACTAATGACAGTTCAGTGTATTACAGTGGTGATTTGTAAATGCTCTGGTTGAGCttcacatcattaaaaaaaaggcacatcCTCTGCATCCTGACTGGCAACTATTGCAGAGAAGTTTAACTGCATGAATGACCAACTAGAGTCAGAGCTCCAAGTTCAACCCACTCCCTACACCCTTCTGAAGGGCCTTTTACAGAGCAACGATTCCCTCATTTCTCTGACATAAGCAGTAACTCAATTGGCCTCTGTGTCACTTCATAACACTGTAAGATAGCTATATTATATATGCATTACGTGTATCATGGCCATTAATTAGTGGAAATTTGCTTTGTATTTCACTtccatttaagaaaaaagtttAATGTGGAGATCCTCCTTGAGAAACCACAAGTTGTGTAGGGGCAGGATTATATTtaaactgttgcctcacagcaagaaggtgctGAGTTTGGAGAACATGCGAAGGCCCCTCTGCATGTTCTTCACGTGTTTGCGtaggttctctccaggtactctggcttcctcccacagtccaaagatatgcagttagtggggttatgTTAATTGATAATTCCAAATTGCCCATGTGAGTGCAAACGGTTGTCTGTTCTTATGTGCTAGCCCTGTGAaaaactggtgacctgtccagtatgtaccctgcctcttgccccaTGGTAGCTGGTATAGGCTCCCTCCCCctgatgaggatggatggatggatgaacaacCTTAAATCGCAGCTAACAGTAACATTAGGCCACAGCACACTAACATCAGCATGTATGTAAGAGTTGGTCACAAATGTCTGAATGGGAATTTGGAATAACTG from Astatotilapia calliptera chromosome 23, fAstCal1.2, whole genome shotgun sequence harbors:
- the magoh gene encoding protein mago nashi homolog, which encodes MSTSDFYLRYYVGHKGKFGHEFLEFEFRPDGKLRYANNSNYKNDVMIRKEAYVHKSVMEELKRIIDDSEITKEDDALWPPPDRVGRQELEIVIGDEHISFTTSKIGSLIDVNQSKDPEGLRVFYYLVQDLKCLVFSLIGLHFKIKPI